A genomic segment from Mus musculus strain C57BL/6J chromosome 13, GRCm38.p6 C57BL/6J encodes:
- the Gm21761 gene encoding 2-cell-stage, variable group-like, with amino-acid sequence MDKAKKMMQSIPSFVKDTSDIEEHALPTAQVLPAQSTRCSKSETLCFSKEQSHCSEDGWIAEWDLYSFCVFESVDYLRSYRRLNSAMKKGTEVFQSESQRKPQVSPGDVENYKDKDTEEPDQPFPSLLREKGLDLATCDGGDCPDQDPVSDNSRHLGCWAWLQRAFGQKKK; translated from the coding sequence ATGGATAAAGCCAAGAAGATGATGCAGTCCATTCCCAGTTTTGTCAAGGATACATCAGATATTGAAGAACATGCACTGCCCACTGCACAGGTCTTGCCAGCCCAGAGTACAAGGTGTTCCAAGTCTGAGACACTTTGTTTCAGCAAAGAGCAAAGCCACTGCTCTGAGGATGGCTGGATTGCCGAATGGGATCTATACTCCTTTTGTGTatttgagagtgtggactacctGAGATCCTACCGCAGATTGAATTCTGCCATGAAGAAGGGCACGGAGGTCTTTCAGAGTGAGAGTCAGAGGAAGCCACAAGTGTCCCCAGGAGATGTGGAAAACTACAAAGACAAAGATACAGAGGAGCCAGACCAACCCTTCCCAAGCTTGCTCAGGGAGAAAGGACTGGATCTTGCAACCTGTGATGGTGGAGACTGCCCTGACCAGGATCCTGTTTCTGATAATTCCAGGCACCTAGGCTGCTGGGCATGGCTTCAAAGGGCTtttggccagaagaagaagtga
- the B020031M17Rik gene encoding uncharacterized protein LOC333467, which yields MGKAKKMVQSFSGFVKDTSDTEEHALPSAQALAAQSTRCSKSETLCLGKEQNHCSEEGWIADWDLYSFCVFESVDYLRSHLRLNSAKKKGTEIFQSVSQREPQVSPGVVDMDNDKDTEEPDQPSPSLLREKRLDLVTCDGGDCTDQDPAPDSPRSLGCWAWLQRAFGQKKKKK from the coding sequence ATGGGTAAAGCCAAGAAGATGGTGCAGTCCTTTTCCGGTTTTGTCAAGGATACATCAGATACTGAAGAACATGCACTGCCCAGTGCACAAGCCTTGGCCGCCCAGAGTACAAGGTGCTCCAAATCTGAGACACTTTGTTTAGGCAAAGAGCAAAACCACTGCTCTGAGGAAGGCTGGATTGCCGATTGGGATCTATACTCCTTTTGTGTatttgagagtgtggactacctgagatcccacctcagaTTGAATTCTGCCAAGAAGAAGGGCACAGAAATCTTTCAGAGTGTGAGTCAGAGAGAGCCGCAAGTGTCCCCAGGAGTTGTGGACATGGACAACGACAAAGATACAGAGGAGCCAGACCAACCCTCGCCAAGCTTGCTTAGGGAGAAAAGGCTGGATCTTGTGACCTGTGATGGTGGAGACTGCACTGATCAGGATCCTGCTCCTGACAGTCCCAGGAGCCTAGGCTGCTGGGCATGGCTTCAAAGAGCTTttggccagaagaagaagaagaagtga